The following are encoded in a window of Calonectris borealis chromosome 17, bCalBor7.hap1.2, whole genome shotgun sequence genomic DNA:
- the MAFB gene encoding transcription factor MafB, with protein MAGELSIGAELPTSPLAMEYVNDFDLMKFDVKKEPLGRNDRSGRHCTRLQPAGSVSSTPISTPCSSVPSSPSFSPTEQKTHLEDLYWMANSYQQMNPEALNLTPEDAVEALIGSHQVSQQLQGFESFRAHHHHHHHHHQHHHQYPTVTHEDLAGSGHPHHHHHHHHQASPTPSTSSSSSQQLQNSHQQHPPSSSVEDRFSDDQLVSMSVRELNRHLRGFTKDEVIRLKQKRRTLKNRGYAQSCRYKRVQQKHHLENEKTQLIQQVEQLKQEVTRLARERDAYKLKCEKLASNGFREAGSTSDNPSSPEFFM; from the coding sequence ATGGCCGGAGAGCTCAGCATCGGAGCCGAGCTGCCCACTAGCCCCCTGGCCATGGAGTATGTCAACGACTTCGACCTGATGAAGTTCGACGTGAAGAAGGAGCCCCTGGGCAGGAACGACCGCTCGGGCAGGCACTGCACCCGCCTGCAGCCTGCCGGCTCCGTCTCCTCCAcccccatcagcaccccctgCAGCTCCGTGCCCTCCTCGCCCAGCTTCAGCCCCACCGAGCAGAAGACCCACTTGGAGGACCTGTACTGGATGGCCAACAGCTACCAGCAGATGAACCCTGAGGCATTGAACCTCACCCCAGAGGACGCTGTCGAAGCCCTCATTGGGTCCCACCAGGtgtcccagcagctgcagggctttGAGAGCTTCCgggcccaccaccaccaccatcaccaccatcatcaACATCACCACCAGTACCCCACAGTCACTCACGAAGACCTGGCCGGCAGCGGGcaccctcaccaccaccaccatcatcaccaccaggCCTCTCCcactccctccacctcctccagctcctcccagcagctccagaaCTCGCACCAGCAACATCCCCCCTCCAGCAGCGTGGAGGACCGGTTCTCGGATGACCAGCTGGTCTCCATGTCTGTGAGGGAGCTCAACAGGCACCTCCGAGGCTTCACCAAAGACGAGGTGATCCGCCTCAAGCAGAAGAGGAGGACCTTGAAGAACAGAGGCTATGCCCAGTCCTGCAGGTATAAACGTGTCCAGCAGAAACATCACCTGGAGAACGAAAAGACCCAGCTCATTCAGCAGGTGGAACAGCTCAAGCAAGAAGTGACCCGGCTCGCCAGAGAGAGAGACGCCTACAAGCTCAAGTGTGAGAAACTTGCCAGCAACGGCTTCAGAGAGGCCGGCTCCACCAGTGACAACCCGTCTTCCCCTGAGTTCTTCATGTGA